The following proteins are co-located in the Candidatus Accumulibacter cognatus genome:
- a CDS encoding IS5 family transposase: MAMRVKPDTGEVGVKQRYRVTNWSEYDRALVNRGNLTIWFDDESLRDSWTPPPPEGRGTPGRYSEIALQTCLTIKGLFQLPYRATEGLVRSLMRLCHLDLPVPDHSYMSRRAAELSVQIPRRPRPGPTHVVVDSTGLKIFGEGEWKVRQHGVGKRRTWRKIHLAVDETTKDIIGIEVTTADWGDSEILPGLLDQVEGEIAQVSADGAYDSHGCHAAIAERGARATLPPREGAVAWGDNHPRDAILQEIEAKGSRGWKNESGYHRRSIAENMMYRLKQLGDRLYSRTFERQVTEAHVRAAILNTFTYLGMPQSVRVGQIAPAA, encoded by the coding sequence ATGGCCATGCGGGTGAAGCCGGACACGGGCGAGGTGGGCGTAAAGCAGCGGTATCGGGTGACGAACTGGTCGGAGTACGACCGAGCGCTGGTCAATCGCGGCAATCTGACGATCTGGTTCGACGATGAAAGCCTTCGGGACAGCTGGACGCCGCCGCCCCCGGAGGGGCGCGGCACCCCTGGGCGGTACTCGGAGATCGCCCTCCAGACGTGCCTGACGATCAAAGGACTGTTCCAGTTGCCGTATCGGGCGACGGAAGGCTTGGTGAGGTCGCTGATGCGCCTGTGCCACCTGGACCTGCCGGTACCGGACCACAGCTATATGTCGCGACGGGCAGCAGAGCTTTCGGTGCAGATTCCGCGCCGGCCGCGCCCGGGGCCGACGCATGTGGTGGTCGATTCGACCGGGCTCAAGATTTTTGGTGAAGGCGAATGGAAGGTGCGCCAGCACGGGGTGGGCAAGCGGCGCACCTGGCGCAAGATCCACCTGGCCGTAGACGAAACGACCAAGGACATCATCGGCATTGAAGTGACCACCGCCGACTGGGGCGACAGCGAGATCCTGCCCGGTCTGCTCGACCAGGTCGAAGGCGAGATCGCCCAAGTCTCAGCCGATGGCGCCTACGACAGCCACGGCTGCCACGCGGCCATTGCCGAGCGGGGCGCTCGTGCCACCCTTCCTCCTCGGGAAGGGGCCGTCGCTTGGGGAGACAATCATCCCCGCGATGCGATCCTCCAGGAGATCGAGGCCAAGGGAAGCCGCGGCTGGAAGAACGAGAGCGGCTACCATCGGCGCAGCATTGCGGAGAACATGATGTACCGGCTGAAGCAACTGGGCGACCGCCTGTACTCCCGGACCTTCGAGCGGCAAGTCACTGAAGCTCATGTCCGGGCCGCGATCCTCAACACCTTTACCTACCTGGGCATGCCGCAATCTGTCCGGGTAGGACAAATTGCGCCTGCTGCATGA